From a single Candidatus Nanopelagicales bacterium genomic region:
- a CDS encoding cytidine deaminase has product MTATPQPEDDKPEAEGEKPDPDDEKLVTLARAARARIMAEHGAAVRDDTGRTYSGADVTIGGRAITALQLALAQARAAGAKGIEAAAVVGGGPCDISDVAAEGGPGIPVWIADRKGTVTDRLVT; this is encoded by the coding sequence ATGACCGCCACCCCGCAGCCGGAGGACGACAAGCCCGAGGCGGAGGGTGAGAAGCCCGATCCGGACGACGAGAAACTGGTGACGCTGGCGCGGGCCGCGCGTGCTCGGATCATGGCCGAGCACGGGGCCGCGGTCCGCGACGACACGGGCCGGACGTATTCGGGTGCGGACGTGACAATCGGGGGTCGCGCGATCACCGCGCTGCAATTGGCCCTGGCCCAAGCGCGCGCGGCCGGAGCCAAGGGGATCGAGGCTGCTGCGGTGGTCGGAGGCGGACCCTGTGACATCAGCGATGTGGCCGCGGAAGGCGGTCCCGGGATCCCTGTGTGGATCGCAGACCGCAAGGGCACCGTGACTGATCGGCTCGTGACATGA
- a CDS encoding 16S rRNA (uracil(1498)-N(3))-methyltransferase has protein sequence MTPPVFLVDPHSVADAEVGDVIPVLGTEGHHGAAALRLQRGEQVDLVDGAGLRVTGAVDSVGPGSFDVAIDSVTTDAAPRPLITVVQALAKGDRGESAVEMLTECGADRIAPWAAARSVAVWRGDKADRGTRRWRAVARAATKQSRRSRIPEVTGMVTTSAVCALLQSASLGLVLHEEAAARLSRLTLPDDGDVVVVVGPEGGITDSELTAFVECGALPVRLGESVLRTSTAGVAATALLMAASGRWG, from the coding sequence ATGACGCCGCCGGTCTTCCTGGTCGACCCTCACAGCGTCGCCGATGCCGAAGTCGGCGACGTCATCCCCGTCCTCGGCACCGAAGGCCATCACGGCGCCGCTGCCCTACGACTCCAGCGGGGAGAACAAGTCGACCTCGTCGACGGGGCGGGGCTTCGCGTCACGGGAGCCGTTGACTCCGTGGGCCCCGGATCGTTCGATGTGGCGATCGATTCGGTCACCACCGACGCCGCGCCGCGCCCGCTCATCACCGTCGTGCAGGCGCTGGCCAAGGGAGATCGGGGCGAGTCCGCGGTGGAGATGCTGACAGAGTGCGGAGCCGACCGCATCGCCCCCTGGGCGGCCGCGCGGAGCGTCGCCGTGTGGCGGGGGGACAAGGCCGATCGGGGGACCCGCCGCTGGCGTGCGGTCGCCCGGGCGGCGACCAAGCAGTCGCGCCGCAGTCGGATCCCCGAGGTCACGGGAATGGTGACGACCTCCGCTGTGTGCGCGCTGCTGCAATCCGCCAGCCTGGGCCTGGTGCTGCACGAGGAAGCGGCGGCCCGGTTGTCCCGCTTGACACTTCCCGACGACGGGGACGTCGTTGTAGTGGTCGGCCCCGAAGGTGGGATCACGGATTCCGAACTCACGGCGTTCGTCGAGTGCGGAGCGCTTCCGGTGCGGTTGGGGGAGTCCGTCCTGCGGACCTCGACCGCCGGTGTTGCCGCGACCGCGCTGCTCATGGCCGCCTCCGGTCGATGGGGGTGA
- a CDS encoding hemolysin family protein, whose product MTSGTFALLGIVVVLVLISWFFVAAETAFGLLSRVRLQELSDEGDKRAGRLLTLVADPPRYINVLLLLHTFITLAALAVLYLALGDFFPGDTSVDLLIATAVMTVVSYVVLGVSARTVGRQHPERVAAAAAGIARVLAVLLTPVSWALIHIGNAITPGKGYARGPFTSQAELRALLDRAGEDSLIEDDERQMIHSVFELGGTIAREVMVPRTEVVFIERDKSLRQAMSLALRSGFSRIPVVGEDADDVVGVVFLKDLVKRNFEHRDSEKVEQVGSIMRSAHFVPDSKPADELLREMQASRVHMAIVVDEFGGTAGLVTIEDILEEIVGEIDDEYDTGAPEVVRLGDGVLRVSSRLSVEHLCELTGMDLDPDRLGVETVAGLLARRLGHVPIPGAEITEQGWRLEAESAEGRRNRIGSVLVEPQSGSHV is encoded by the coding sequence GTGACGTCGGGAACGTTCGCGCTGCTGGGCATCGTGGTCGTCCTGGTGCTGATCTCGTGGTTCTTCGTCGCGGCCGAGACCGCGTTCGGGCTACTTTCCCGAGTTCGACTCCAAGAGCTCAGTGACGAGGGCGACAAACGTGCCGGTCGTCTGCTCACGTTGGTCGCCGACCCACCGCGGTACATCAACGTCCTGCTGCTGTTGCATACGTTCATCACCCTGGCCGCTCTTGCCGTCTTGTACCTCGCGCTCGGCGACTTCTTCCCCGGCGACACATCTGTCGATCTGCTCATCGCCACGGCCGTCATGACCGTGGTGTCCTACGTGGTACTCGGCGTCTCCGCTCGGACGGTCGGACGACAGCATCCGGAACGGGTGGCTGCCGCAGCCGCGGGGATCGCGCGGGTGCTGGCGGTGCTGCTGACCCCGGTGTCCTGGGCATTGATCCACATCGGTAACGCGATCACGCCGGGCAAGGGTTACGCCCGCGGGCCATTCACATCCCAGGCGGAGTTGCGGGCGCTGCTGGACCGGGCCGGCGAGGACTCCCTGATCGAAGACGACGAGCGGCAGATGATCCACTCCGTCTTCGAGTTGGGTGGCACCATCGCCCGAGAGGTGATGGTGCCGCGCACCGAGGTCGTGTTCATCGAACGGGACAAGAGCCTGCGACAGGCGATGTCCCTGGCGCTGCGTTCCGGTTTCTCCCGAATCCCGGTGGTGGGTGAGGACGCCGACGACGTTGTGGGAGTCGTCTTCTTGAAGGACCTGGTGAAGCGCAACTTCGAACACCGTGACTCCGAGAAGGTGGAGCAAGTGGGATCGATCATGCGATCCGCGCACTTCGTCCCGGACAGCAAGCCCGCCGACGAACTCCTGCGCGAGATGCAGGCCAGCCGCGTCCACATGGCGATCGTCGTCGATGAGTTCGGCGGGACCGCAGGGCTGGTCACCATCGAGGACATCCTGGAGGAGATCGTCGGCGAGATCGACGACGAGTACGACACCGGTGCCCCCGAGGTAGTTCGGCTGGGTGACGGGGTGCTGCGCGTCAGTTCGCGTCTGTCGGTCGAGCACCTGTGCGAGCTCACCGGGATGGACCTGGACCCCGACCGGCTCGGTGTCGAGACAGTCGCCGGACTGCTGGCGCGCCGGTTGGGACACGTCCCGATCCCCGGTGCCGAGATCACCGAACAAGGGTGGCGCCTGGAGGCGGAGTCGGCGGAGGGGCGCCGCAATCGGATCGGTTCGGTGCTCGTGGAACCACAGTCCGGGAGTCACGTATGA
- the ybeY gene encoding rRNA maturation RNase YbeY, whose translation MPEHPALDVRDDTAEGFDTSDISGLAGYLLDTLGMAPDAELSITVVDEPAMAQLHVEWMDEPGATDVLSFPMDELREPAPGAPRARGVLGDVVVCPAVARRQAVVAGHDETHEIRVLVTHGVLHLLGHDHADPDEELLMFARQEQLVAAYARGSAP comes from the coding sequence GTGCCTGAGCATCCGGCGCTGGATGTCCGTGACGACACGGCCGAGGGTTTCGACACGTCCGACATCTCCGGGCTTGCCGGCTACCTGCTGGACACCTTGGGCATGGCACCGGACGCCGAACTGTCCATCACTGTCGTCGACGAACCAGCGATGGCGCAGTTGCATGTGGAGTGGATGGACGAACCCGGGGCGACGGATGTGCTCAGTTTCCCGATGGATGAGTTGCGGGAGCCCGCTCCGGGGGCACCGCGCGCCCGCGGAGTCCTCGGAGATGTCGTGGTGTGCCCGGCGGTCGCCCGCCGGCAAGCTGTTGTCGCCGGACACGACGAGACCCATGAGATCCGAGTGCTGGTCACGCACGGGGTGCTGCACCTGCTGGGCCACGACCACGCGGACCCCGATGAAGAGCTGCTGATGTTCGCTCGCCAGGAGCAACTCGTCGCCGCCTACGCTCGGGGGAGCGCTCCGTGA
- a CDS encoding PhoH family protein — protein MTSTSVEARIAVPASQPMLALLGVSDAHLRVIENSFPDLDVHVRGNEITVAGPEHEVRLAEQLFAELLAMLRTGQALTSDTVERSIGMLRAGDVMPSSVLTANILSSRGRTIRPKTLNQKHYVDAIDKNTVTFGIGPAGTGKTYLAVAKAVQALQGKEVSRIVLTRPAVEAGERLGFLPGTLSEKIDPYLRPLYDALHDMIDPDSIPRLITTGTIEIAPLAYMRGRTLNDAFIILDEAQNTTPEQMKMFLTRLGFGSTMVVTGDVTQVDLPSGQSSGLRIVEGILSGLNDVAFCRLDARDVVRHELVGRIVAAYGQWDSEQASTRHRSDRRGQRA, from the coding sequence ATGACGTCGACGAGCGTCGAGGCCCGTATCGCTGTGCCCGCGTCCCAACCGATGCTCGCCTTGTTGGGCGTCTCCGACGCGCACCTGCGGGTGATCGAGAACTCGTTCCCCGACCTCGACGTCCATGTCCGGGGCAACGAGATCACCGTCGCCGGTCCGGAACACGAAGTCCGCCTGGCTGAGCAACTCTTCGCGGAGCTGCTCGCGATGCTGCGGACCGGCCAGGCGCTCACGTCCGACACCGTCGAGCGTTCGATCGGCATGCTGCGCGCGGGGGATGTCATGCCGTCGAGTGTGCTGACGGCGAACATCCTGTCCAGCCGCGGACGCACGATCCGCCCCAAAACCCTGAACCAGAAGCACTATGTCGACGCCATCGACAAGAACACCGTCACGTTCGGGATCGGGCCGGCGGGCACCGGCAAGACCTACTTGGCCGTCGCCAAAGCGGTTCAGGCGCTGCAGGGCAAAGAGGTCAGCCGGATCGTGCTGACCCGACCGGCAGTGGAGGCCGGGGAGCGGCTGGGGTTCCTCCCAGGAACGCTGAGCGAGAAGATCGACCCCTACCTGCGACCCCTCTACGACGCTCTGCACGACATGATCGACCCCGACTCGATACCGCGACTGATCACCACCGGAACGATCGAGATCGCCCCCTTGGCGTACATGCGGGGACGCACCCTCAACGACGCTTTCATCATCCTGGACGAGGCCCAGAACACCACCCCGGAACAGATGAAGATGTTCCTCACCCGGCTGGGGTTCGGCTCGACCATGGTGGTCACCGGTGATGTCACTCAGGTAGACCTTCCCAGCGGACAGTCGTCCGGTCTGCGCATTGTGGAGGGAATCCTCTCAGGGCTCAACGATGTCGCGTTTTGTCGGCTCGATGCCCGCGATGTCGTTCGCCACGAACTCGTCGGCAGGATCGTCGCTGCTTACGGCCAATGGGACAGTGAGCAGGCATCTACCCGGCATCGATCGGATCGTCGGGGCCAGCGTGCCTGA
- a CDS encoding AI-2E family transporter: MSQDNAGGARRLRRPSIKWSRPPQPPMASVARPDSVPPVAEELPVSDNVQFIAVEPVWFRRAVISLLVILSLYAVARWLFEVTGHFLFLLLLAWLIAIAMEPSVRFFERRGWSRGLGTGLTLLLGLLATIGVFAMLGGVFSTQLAQLVQSLPVIINDVVAWINETFELDLNPNTITSQLNIDASQIATYASDFAGGIVGALGVAFSILFDGLTVLVFAFYLAADGPRLRRTIASWLPPRRQRVLLTVWDISLAKTGGFVVSKLILATISALAHGVFFWLIDLPYWLPMGIFAGVTSQLIPTIGTYIGVAVPVVIALLDQPIDAVWIVVFATIYQQIENYVLTPRVSRATMDIHPAVALGAVFVGLAIWGPIGALIGIPIAAAVIAVIDTYGQRYELIAEMNEGEFSDTTAPADLPNTRAEPPHVGPPDNSPYVP, from the coding sequence GTGAGCCAAGACAACGCCGGTGGAGCTCGCCGCCTGCGTCGCCCCAGCATCAAGTGGAGCCGACCGCCACAACCCCCGATGGCGTCGGTGGCGCGCCCCGACTCGGTGCCACCGGTCGCCGAGGAGTTGCCGGTCAGCGACAACGTGCAGTTCATCGCCGTCGAACCGGTGTGGTTCCGGCGTGCGGTGATCTCACTGCTGGTCATCCTGTCGCTGTACGCGGTGGCCCGGTGGTTGTTCGAGGTCACGGGGCATTTCCTGTTCCTCCTGCTGCTGGCCTGGCTCATCGCGATCGCCATGGAGCCGTCGGTGCGGTTCTTCGAAAGGCGCGGCTGGTCCCGAGGCTTGGGAACGGGACTCACCCTGCTACTTGGGTTGCTCGCCACCATCGGGGTTTTCGCGATGTTGGGTGGTGTGTTCTCGACTCAGTTGGCGCAACTCGTCCAGTCGCTGCCGGTCATCATCAACGACGTCGTCGCTTGGATCAACGAGACCTTCGAACTGGACCTGAATCCGAACACGATCACCAGCCAGCTCAACATCGACGCCAGCCAGATCGCAACGTACGCCAGCGACTTCGCCGGCGGCATTGTCGGAGCGCTCGGGGTCGCCTTCTCGATCCTCTTCGACGGACTCACGGTGCTGGTCTTCGCGTTCTACCTCGCTGCCGACGGGCCGCGACTGCGGCGCACCATCGCGTCGTGGCTCCCCCCGCGACGCCAACGGGTGCTGTTGACGGTGTGGGACATCAGCCTTGCCAAGACCGGCGGATTCGTGGTCTCCAAACTCATCCTGGCTACGATCTCGGCACTGGCGCACGGCGTGTTCTTCTGGCTCATCGATCTGCCCTACTGGCTCCCGATGGGCATCTTCGCCGGGGTCACGAGCCAACTGATCCCGACCATCGGCACCTACATCGGGGTGGCGGTACCCGTCGTGATCGCATTGCTGGACCAGCCGATCGACGCCGTGTGGATCGTCGTGTTCGCCACCATCTACCAGCAGATCGAGAACTACGTCCTGACTCCACGCGTCTCGCGCGCGACGATGGACATCCATCCCGCAGTGGCGCTGGGTGCCGTGTTCGTGGGACTCGCGATCTGGGGTCCCATCGGGGCCCTGATCGGCATCCCGATCGCGGCCGCCGTCATCGCGGTCATCGACACCTACGGGCAGCGCTACGAACTCATCGCCGAGATGAACGAGGGTGAGTTCTCGGACACGACGGCCCCGGCGGACCTGCCGAACACGAGGGCGGAACCGCCACATGTGGGCCCACCGGACAACTCACCCTATGTGCCGTAA
- a CDS encoding EAL domain-containing protein has protein sequence MTRDPESHPEHNRMCDAMPLPASLLDAEGACVHANAAWWDLWRGDWLQAVSVERRPGVERQWRSSFAAGNDIDLVVRLGSHSTLRDVRVRAHPLGDGVSLAVAEDVTIGAGDPQRRLQHVLEATAAGTWEWNVQTGEFRADDRWIEMLGWSPVEFTPRVIEDNDRLTHPDDLVVAENLVAEHLRGDTEFYECTSRMRHRDGHWVWVLDRGRVWTWTSDGKPEWMFGTHLDMTDTKRQEERLQDVVTDLTAAQQRMQIANDSGGIGVWEYDLARDTLLWDEQMYRLYGLHSSQDGPVAPEQWQRRVLREDHDRLQDLIRSSMSDPSHFDTEFRVWWPDGTVHHLRSAAEVVTDPDGTPRRFVGVSWDVTEVRTLAADLERQATHDELTGLVNRSEFHTALGRALDHVQRDDTPHTLLYLDLDQFRIVNDACGHAAGDRMLLEVVALLQMNLRDEDTLGRLGGDEFGIILHDCAGADALRIAERLRQSMETYRFIHEGRSYRGGASIGLVPIDPTWRNSVELIRAGDSACYCAKDAGRNRVFEWDHSNELILDRSDHTQWATRLGEALDTSRFQLFGQRIQPLSHPDPRLHAEVLLRLPGASGKILNPGMFLPSAVMFDLSTRIDRWVLNSVLDMLAGHPDLTRVSTLTVNLSARAISDSKFHDEVIELLADADPSIVTRLCLEISESASSGVILTARPFFDAVRELGVRIALDDFGSGLSSFSYLKSMSFDLLKIDGQFIQGLGRDPIDALSVRSFVELAGLVGTETVAEQVTDLTILHHVRELGIDYGQGFLFHEPEPLADLFAAPPGRIPSQQVADDDVRNPAGSSAWDPAASPWLP, from the coding sequence GTGACCCGTGACCCGGAGTCACATCCGGAACACAACCGGATGTGCGACGCGATGCCGCTGCCTGCGTCATTGCTCGACGCCGAGGGTGCGTGCGTCCACGCCAATGCCGCGTGGTGGGACCTGTGGCGCGGTGATTGGCTGCAGGCCGTCTCCGTCGAGCGCCGTCCGGGCGTCGAACGGCAATGGCGCAGTTCGTTCGCTGCGGGCAACGACATCGACCTCGTGGTCCGACTCGGATCCCACTCCACCCTGCGCGATGTCCGTGTGCGGGCCCACCCTCTGGGCGACGGTGTGAGCCTGGCGGTCGCCGAAGATGTCACGATCGGTGCCGGCGATCCCCAACGGCGCCTGCAGCACGTGTTGGAGGCGACCGCCGCAGGCACCTGGGAGTGGAACGTCCAGACCGGCGAGTTCCGCGCCGACGACCGGTGGATCGAGATGCTGGGCTGGAGCCCGGTCGAGTTCACACCGCGCGTGATCGAGGACAACGATCGGCTCACCCACCCCGACGATCTGGTCGTCGCCGAGAACCTCGTCGCGGAGCATCTGCGTGGCGACACCGAGTTCTACGAGTGCACGTCTCGGATGCGCCATCGCGACGGCCACTGGGTATGGGTTCTGGACCGGGGCCGCGTGTGGACGTGGACGTCGGACGGCAAACCCGAGTGGATGTTCGGGACGCACCTGGACATGACCGACACCAAACGACAAGAGGAGCGCCTCCAGGATGTGGTGACCGATCTCACCGCCGCCCAACAGCGGATGCAGATCGCCAACGACAGTGGCGGGATCGGGGTCTGGGAATACGACTTGGCGCGCGACACGCTGCTGTGGGACGAGCAGATGTACCGACTGTACGGTCTGCACTCGTCTCAAGACGGCCCCGTCGCACCAGAGCAGTGGCAGCGCCGGGTACTGCGCGAGGATCACGACCGCCTTCAGGATCTGATCCGAAGTTCCATGTCCGATCCGAGCCACTTCGACACCGAGTTCCGGGTCTGGTGGCCGGACGGGACCGTGCATCACCTGCGTTCGGCGGCCGAAGTGGTGACCGATCCGGACGGAACCCCCCGCCGCTTCGTGGGGGTCAGTTGGGACGTCACGGAAGTCCGCACGCTGGCGGCCGACCTGGAACGCCAGGCCACCCACGACGAACTGACCGGGCTCGTCAACCGCAGCGAGTTCCACACTGCTTTGGGGCGCGCACTGGATCACGTCCAGCGCGACGACACTCCGCACACTTTGCTCTACCTCGATCTCGACCAGTTCCGCATCGTCAACGACGCGTGCGGGCACGCGGCCGGCGACCGGATGCTGCTCGAGGTGGTGGCTCTGCTGCAGATGAACCTGCGCGATGAGGACACCTTGGGACGCCTGGGCGGCGACGAGTTCGGCATCATTCTGCACGACTGCGCCGGGGCCGATGCCCTGCGGATCGCAGAACGATTGCGCCAGTCGATGGAGACCTACCGATTCATCCATGAGGGCCGTAGTTATCGCGGTGGAGCCAGCATCGGGCTGGTACCGATCGACCCCACCTGGCGCAACTCCGTCGAACTGATCCGGGCCGGGGACAGCGCCTGCTACTGCGCCAAAGACGCCGGCCGCAACCGGGTCTTCGAATGGGATCACAGCAACGAACTGATCCTCGACCGGTCGGATCACACCCAGTGGGCCACAAGACTCGGCGAAGCGCTCGACACCTCTCGGTTCCAACTGTTCGGGCAGCGCATCCAACCCCTGAGCCACCCTGATCCCCGACTGCACGCCGAGGTCCTGCTCCGCCTGCCCGGCGCCTCCGGCAAGATCCTGAACCCAGGGATGTTCCTGCCGTCTGCGGTGATGTTCGACCTGTCCACGCGCATCGACCGGTGGGTGCTGAACTCCGTTCTCGACATGCTCGCCGGACACCCCGACCTCACTCGGGTGTCGACGCTCACGGTGAACCTGTCGGCGCGTGCCATCTCGGACTCGAAGTTCCACGACGAGGTCATCGAGCTGCTGGCCGACGCCGACCCCTCGATCGTCACCCGCTTGTGCCTGGAAATCTCGGAGAGCGCCTCATCCGGAGTCATCCTGACGGCACGTCCGTTCTTCGACGCTGTGCGCGAGCTCGGTGTCCGGATCGCGCTCGACGATTTCGGATCGGGACTGTCGTCGTTCTCCTACCTGAAGTCGATGTCGTTCGACCTGCTGAAGATCGACGGCCAGTTCATCCAAGGGCTGGGGCGGGACCCGATCGACGCCCTGTCGGTGCGCAGTTTCGTGGAACTCGCGGGCCTGGTGGGCACGGAGACAGTCGCCGAGCAGGTCACGGATCTGACGATCCTGCACCACGTCCGTGAACTCGGCATCGACTACGGCCAAGGCTTCCTGTTCCACGAACCCGAACCGTTGGCGGACCTGTTCGCGGCACCGCCCGGCCGGATTCCGTCTCAGCAGGTTGCCGACGACGACGTCAGAAACCCAGCCGGTTCATCTGCTTGGGATCCCGCTGCCAGTCCTTGGCTACCTTGA
- the era gene encoding GTPase Era, whose product MSVELGSEKSGGDEFRSGFVCIIGRPNVGKSTLLNALVGSKVAITSDRPQTTRHAIRGVRHTPKGQIVVIDTPGLHKPRTLLGRRLNDLVRATWSQVDVLVQCFPADQSVGPGDRLIARESAAAHRGPRVAVVTKSDLVAPTVLPERLIQVQELADSLNRPFDDIVPISAVTGDQVEVLVEVLLGHLGPGPELYPEGQITEEPERTLIAEIIRETALAGMTDELPHSIAVVVEDMAPRPDRQDPLIDITAFLYVERDSQKAIVIGAKGAGIRRIGQQSRERIEGLLGTRVFLDLRVKVAKDWQRDPKQMNRLGF is encoded by the coding sequence ATGAGTGTCGAGTTGGGCAGTGAGAAGTCCGGCGGCGACGAGTTCCGCAGTGGATTCGTGTGCATCATCGGGCGGCCGAATGTGGGCAAGTCCACGCTGCTCAACGCGCTGGTCGGATCGAAGGTCGCCATCACCTCCGACCGCCCCCAGACCACCCGACATGCGATCCGCGGAGTGCGTCACACCCCCAAGGGTCAGATCGTCGTGATCGACACTCCCGGTCTGCACAAGCCGCGGACCCTGCTCGGTCGGCGCCTGAACGATCTGGTTCGGGCCACGTGGAGCCAAGTGGATGTGCTGGTGCAGTGTTTCCCTGCGGACCAGAGCGTGGGCCCGGGGGATCGGCTGATAGCCCGAGAGTCGGCGGCCGCCCACCGGGGTCCGCGGGTCGCGGTGGTCACCAAGAGCGATCTCGTTGCGCCGACAGTGCTCCCCGAACGGTTGATTCAGGTGCAAGAACTCGCGGATTCCCTGAACCGCCCGTTCGACGACATCGTCCCGATCAGCGCCGTCACCGGGGACCAGGTCGAGGTGCTGGTCGAGGTTCTCCTGGGTCATCTGGGGCCGGGGCCCGAACTGTATCCCGAGGGGCAGATCACCGAGGAACCGGAACGGACTCTGATCGCCGAGATCATCAGGGAGACCGCCCTGGCCGGGATGACCGACGAACTTCCCCACTCGATAGCGGTGGTCGTCGAGGACATGGCCCCACGACCCGACCGGCAGGACCCACTGATCGACATCACCGCGTTCCTCTACGTCGAGCGGGACAGTCAGAAGGCGATCGTGATCGGGGCCAAGGGAGCCGGAATCCGCCGCATCGGGCAGCAGTCCCGCGAACGCATCGAGGGGCTATTGGGAACGCGAGTGTTCCTGGATCTGCGAGTCAAGGTAGCCAAGGACTGGCAGCGGGATCCCAAGCAGATGAACCGGCTGGGTTTCTGA
- a CDS encoding histidine triad nucleotide-binding protein: MTDCLFCSIAAGEIPADIVHSDETFIAFRDINPQAPIHVLVIPRQHVPTAGELAAAEPDIAGRLLATAAALATEFGLAAGYRIVLNTGDDGGQTVPHVHAHLLGGRRMGWPPG, encoded by the coding sequence ATGACCGACTGCCTGTTCTGCAGCATCGCCGCCGGCGAGATTCCGGCCGACATCGTGCACAGCGATGAGACGTTCATCGCGTTCCGGGACATCAACCCCCAGGCCCCCATCCACGTCCTGGTGATCCCACGTCAGCATGTGCCCACTGCAGGTGAACTGGCGGCTGCGGAGCCCGACATCGCCGGGCGCCTTTTGGCCACGGCGGCGGCGCTCGCCACCGAATTCGGACTTGCCGCCGGCTACCGGATCGTGCTCAACACAGGCGACGACGGTGGCCAGACTGTTCCCCATGTGCACGCCCACCTGCTCGGGGGACGTCGGATGGGCTGGCCGCCCGGATGA